In a single window of the Candidatus Aegiribacteria sp. genome:
- a CDS encoding glycosyltransferase, which produces MSISEKLREACPENAFTVEIIVPVYNEESILESQLVPVLKVLPAEFKVTVVENGSTDRTGDILQHLEGEYPVLNTVFLPDPNYGLAMKTGLMRSGADIVIIDDLDVLDVDFWVRGLRLLSEDDLDLVQGSKVLAGKDDRRPLIRKAATRTLTFLLRRLLGYRGTDTHGPKVVWRDAVKDIPPLCEFELDIFPTEFVIKAQNSGVNIREVPIHLSEIRATPLPLYKRVPRALRDIWRLYQGCRA; this is translated from the coding sequence ATGAGCATCAGTGAGAAGCTGCGTGAAGCATGTCCGGAGAATGCATTCACAGTTGAGATCATAGTACCAGTATATAATGAGGAGAGCATTCTCGAAAGCCAGCTCGTGCCTGTTCTGAAGGTATTACCTGCTGAATTTAAGGTAACGGTTGTCGAAAACGGCTCAACCGATAGAACGGGAGATATTCTCCAGCACCTTGAAGGTGAGTATCCGGTACTGAACACCGTTTTTCTCCCCGATCCCAATTACGGCCTGGCGATGAAAACCGGCCTGATGAGATCCGGGGCTGATATAGTAATTATCGATGATCTGGATGTGCTCGATGTTGACTTCTGGGTGAGAGGGCTCCGGCTTCTATCCGAGGACGATCTTGACCTTGTTCAGGGCTCCAAAGTACTTGCCGGTAAAGACGACAGAAGGCCTCTGATAAGAAAGGCCGCGACCCGTACGCTTACATTCCTTCTCAGAAGGCTTCTGGGATACAGGGGAACGGATACCCACGGACCTAAGGTTGTATGGAGGGACGCTGTAAAGGATATTCCTCCGCTGTGTGAGTTCGAGCTTGATATATTTCCAACCGAATTCGTTATAAAGGCTCAGAACTCCGGAGTCAACATTCGCGAAGTGCCGATTCACTTAAGCGAAATCCGCGCAACACCTCTGCCGCTTTACAAAAGGGTCCCGCGGGCCCTGCGGGACATCTGGCGCCTGTACCAAGGGTGCCGGGCCTAA